The genomic interval AGCGGCCCGCTACGCTCGGACGCATGCGATACCGTATTTCGGTATCTGTCTGGGTATGCAGGTGGCCTGTATCGATTTCGCCCGCGAGATCGCCGGGCTGACGGGTGCGCACAGCACCGAGTTCGTGCCCGAGCCTGAACATCCGGTGATCGCGCTGGTCACCGAATGGCATGATCTTGCCGGGAATATCCAGACCCGGGCCGCCGGCGCGGATCTGGGCGGCACCATGCGTCTGGGTGAGCAACGTTGTCGTCTGGTCGACGGCACGCTGGCCGAACGCTGCTACGGCACCGACGAGGTGTTCGAGCGCCACCGTCACCGCTACGAATTCAACAATCGCTATCGCGACGAGCTGGGCAACAAGGGTCTGGTGTTTTCGGGGTTCTCGGCCGACGATGACCTCGTTGAAATCGTCGAGTTGTCCGATCATCCCTGGTTTCTGGGCTGCCAGTTCCATCCGGAGTTCACCTCCACGCCGCGCACTGGCCACCCGCTGTTCATCGGCTTCATCGCTGCCGCCCGCGAGCATGCCACCGCATGAGATTGTGTGGTTTCGACGTGGGCGCCGACCGGCCGATGTTTCTCATTGCCGGGCCCGACAGTCTCGAGTCCCCCCAGCTTGCCCTGGACGTGGCGGGTACGCTCGCCGAACTGACCCGCGAACTGGGCATCGGTTATATCTTCAAGGGATCGTTCGACAAGGCCAACCGCAGTTCCGGCGATAGCTATCGCGGGCCTGGTATCGATGACGGCCTGGACATGCTGGCTCGCGTCAAGCGCGAGATCGGCGTGCCGGTCACCACGGATGTACACGTCGAGGCCCAGGTCGCGCCGGTCGCCGAGGTCGTGGATCTGCTGCAGACGCCGGCCTTTCTGTGCCGGCAGACCGACTTCATCCAGCAGGTGGCTGCCAGCGGCGTGCCGGTGAACATCAAGAAAGGGCAATTCCTTTCGCCGGGCGAGATGCAAGGCGTCGTGGCCAAGGCGCGGGCGGCCGGGGGGCGCGACCTCCTTGTGTGCGAACGTGGTTTTTCGTTCGGCTACAACAATCTGGTTGCCGACATGCGCAGCCTTGCGATCATGCGCGACACCGGCTGTCCCGTAGTCTTCGATGCCACGCATTCGGTACAGTTGCCGGGCGGCCAGGGTAGCCGTTCGGGCGGCGCACGAGAGCAGATTCCGGTATTGGCCCGGGCGGCGGTCGCCGCGGGCGTGTCGGGGTTGTTCATGGAAACCCATCCGGCACCGGAACGTGCGCTTTGCGACGGACCGAATTCGTGGCCGCTAGACCATATGCGCGAGTTGCTGGAAACGCTCGTGGAGCTCGACGCTGTCATCAAGCGTCGAGGTTATGCCGAGAACGGCCTCTAGTACGGCTGGTCCTCAACTCTTTCAATCCGTGATTCAACGATAACCAAGCTATGTCCAAGATCGATAAAATCCGTGGCTACCAAATCATCGATTCGCGCGGCAATCCCACGGTGGCCGCGCGTGTGACCCTCGAAACCGGCGCGGTCGGACTGGCGATGGTGCCCTCGGGCGCCTCCACAGGCAGCCTGGAAGCCGTGGAATTGCGCGACGGCGACGCGGACCGCTTCCTCGGCAAAGGGGTAAGTCGCGCGGTCGCCAGCGTCAACGGTGAGATCGCCAAAAAGCTGAAAGGCTTTGAAGCCGACGATCAGGCCGGGCTCGACAAGACACTGATCGAGCTCGACGGTACGGACAACAAAGCCCGACTGGGCGCGAACGCGCTGCTGGGCGTTTCGCTGGCGACCGCGCGTGCC from Salinisphaera sp. T31B1 carries:
- the kdsA gene encoding 3-deoxy-8-phosphooctulonate synthase; this encodes MRLCGFDVGADRPMFLIAGPDSLESPQLALDVAGTLAELTRELGIGYIFKGSFDKANRSSGDSYRGPGIDDGLDMLARVKREIGVPVTTDVHVEAQVAPVAEVVDLLQTPAFLCRQTDFIQQVAASGVPVNIKKGQFLSPGEMQGVVAKARAAGGRDLLVCERGFSFGYNNLVADMRSLAIMRDTGCPVVFDATHSVQLPGGQGSRSGGAREQIPVLARAAVAAGVSGLFMETHPAPERALCDGPNSWPLDHMRELLETLVELDAVIKRRGYAENGL